A genomic window from Tolypothrix sp. PCC 7910 includes:
- a CDS encoding GTPase family protein, which produces MTEQRDADSLSADSQQLSESNSTESQNLPAVQPADDSWKNRIADVWRKATPRLDKLLPVDDVAQKVVQWFSVSETQIAEILETVRAELPTTEALLIGKPQAGKSSIVRGLTGVSAEIVGQGFRPHTQHTERYAYPSDELPLLIFTDTVGLGDVKQDTQAIISELIGDLEQSSRSARVLILTVKINDFATDTLRQIAQDLRQQYPDIPCLLAVTCLHEVYPSEIADHPDYPPNYEEINRAFEAIQEDFAKVCDRSVLIDFTLEEDGYNPVFYGLEALRDNLAELLPEAEAKAIYQLLDREEAGKQLGNLYRDTGRRYILPFAIMAATLAAVPLPFATMPVLTALQVSMVTALGNLYGQTLTPSQAGGVVSAIAGGFLAQAIARELIKFIPGFGSVIAASWAAAYTWSLGETACVYFGDLMGGKKPDPKKIQSVMQEAFKVAQERFKGIKEVRNS; this is translated from the coding sequence ATGACTGAGCAACGTGATGCTGATTCATTGTCAGCAGATTCTCAGCAGTTAAGTGAAAGCAATAGCACAGAGTCGCAAAATCTACCTGCGGTGCAACCTGCTGATGATTCTTGGAAAAACCGGATTGCTGATGTTTGGCGCAAAGCAACACCGCGCCTAGATAAGCTACTACCCGTAGATGATGTAGCACAGAAGGTTGTGCAATGGTTTAGTGTTAGCGAAACCCAGATTGCGGAAATTTTGGAGACGGTTCGCGCTGAACTGCCAACTACAGAAGCTTTGTTAATTGGTAAACCCCAAGCGGGGAAAAGTTCCATTGTGCGGGGATTGACAGGGGTTTCTGCGGAAATAGTTGGGCAAGGATTTCGCCCCCATACTCAACATACAGAGCGTTACGCCTATCCTTCCGATGAGCTACCATTGCTAATTTTCACGGATACCGTAGGGCTGGGAGATGTCAAACAAGATACTCAAGCAATTATTAGCGAATTGATTGGCGATTTAGAACAATCCAGCCGCAGCGCCAGAGTTTTGATTCTGACGGTGAAAATTAACGATTTTGCTACGGATACATTACGTCAAATTGCCCAAGATTTACGTCAGCAGTATCCAGATATCCCTTGTTTGTTGGCGGTGACTTGTTTGCATGAGGTTTATCCGTCGGAAATAGCCGATCATCCAGATTACCCGCCAAATTATGAGGAAATTAATCGCGCCTTTGAAGCAATTCAAGAGGATTTTGCCAAGGTGTGCGATCGCTCTGTTCTCATTGACTTTACTTTAGAAGAAGACGGTTACAACCCGGTATTCTATGGCTTAGAAGCTTTGCGAGATAACTTAGCCGAACTACTTCCCGAAGCTGAAGCCAAAGCAATTTATCAATTATTGGATCGAGAAGAGGCTGGTAAGCAATTAGGTAATCTCTACCGCGATACAGGACGGCGTTACATTTTACCGTTTGCAATTATGGCAGCAACCCTCGCAGCCGTACCATTACCATTTGCAACTATGCCCGTGCTGACGGCGTTACAAGTATCTATGGTAACTGCTTTAGGTAACTTATACGGGCAAACTTTGACCCCATCCCAAGCAGGGGGAGTTGTCAGTGCGATCGCAGGTGGTTTTCTCGCCCAAGCCATAGCAAGAGAACTAATCAAATTTATCCCCGGTTTCGGTAGCGTGATTGCTGCATCCTGGGCTGCTGCATACACTTGGTCACTTGGCGAAACAGCTTGTGTATACTTTGGTGACTTAATGGGTGGAAAGAAACCCGATCCGAAGAAAATTCAATCTGTAATGCAAGAAGCTTTCAAAGTGGCACAAGAACGGTTTAAGGGAATTAAGGAAGTTCGTAATTCGTAG
- a CDS encoding aldo/keto reductase, producing the protein MHISQELSLPTMGCGTWAWGNQLLWGYDQSMDEQLQAVFNLCVSNGVTLFDTGDSYGTGKLKGRSEILLGKFAREYQGINAEKICIATKLAAYPWRWTRQSMVQAGKASAQRLGKNVDLVQMHWSTANYAPWQEERLLDGLADLYEQGLVKAVGLSNYGPKRLQRVHQKFTERGVAIATLQVQYSLLSTYPVTQLHMKQVCDDLGIKLIAYSPLGLGLLTGKYSKTGPFPKGIRGLLFRQLLPGIDPLLACLKAVAESRNKTMSQIAINWCMSKGTIPIPGAKNLQQAQENIGALGWLLDSGEIAALDQAAAKSDKKMVQNIFQTT; encoded by the coding sequence ATGCACATTAGCCAGGAATTATCACTCCCAACAATGGGTTGTGGAACTTGGGCATGGGGAAACCAGCTGCTCTGGGGATACGATCAAAGTATGGATGAGCAGTTGCAAGCTGTTTTTAACCTTTGTGTGAGTAACGGTGTAACCTTATTTGATACAGGTGATTCTTACGGAACTGGAAAACTCAAGGGACGCAGTGAGATACTGCTAGGAAAATTTGCTCGAGAATATCAGGGTATCAACGCCGAAAAGATTTGCATTGCTACCAAGCTGGCTGCTTATCCCTGGAGATGGACGCGTCAGTCAATGGTACAAGCTGGCAAAGCTTCTGCTCAAAGGTTAGGAAAAAATGTAGACTTAGTGCAGATGCATTGGTCTACAGCAAACTATGCACCTTGGCAAGAAGAAAGGTTATTAGATGGACTAGCTGACCTTTATGAGCAAGGATTAGTCAAAGCTGTAGGATTATCTAATTACGGGCCTAAGCGTCTGCAACGCGTGCATCAAAAATTTACCGAACGAGGAGTTGCGATCGCAACTCTGCAAGTTCAATACTCGCTACTCTCCACATATCCAGTAACGCAACTCCACATGAAGCAAGTTTGCGATGATTTAGGCATTAAATTAATTGCCTATAGTCCTTTAGGATTGGGTTTATTAACAGGAAAATATTCAAAAACAGGCCCATTTCCTAAAGGCATCCGTGGTTTATTATTCAGACAATTATTACCAGGAATTGACCCGCTTTTAGCTTGTTTAAAAGCAGTGGCAGAATCAAGAAATAAAACTATGTCACAAATAGCAATTAACTGGTGCATGAGCAAAGGAACTATCCCCATTCCTGGCGCAAAGAATCTCCAACAAGCGCAAGAGAATATCGGTGCTTTAGGTTGGCTGTTAGACTCTGGCGAAATAGCTGCACTCGATCAAGCTGCAGCTAAATCAGATAAAAAAATGGTACAAAATATTTTTCAGACGACGTAA
- a CDS encoding CHAT domain-containing protein, which produces MHINIYLLIGRKYWKKIHTRVIVIIIGILLGLFLTLLPVAAHNYSQPLTVQQLSNSAQQEQQGRQYYEAGQFGEAIKIWQQVLQIYQSQKDELNQARVLNNLSLSYQQLGQWLEAKQAIYSSLELLDTKGDRTTDKLNVLAQALNTQGSLELAIGKSETALAIWQQATATYTKADNEIGVIRSLINQSQALKTLGLYRRALSTLIQVNDILQKQPDSAIKTAGLRSLGSSLRLVGNLTQAQQVLQQSLAIAQKLQSPLDISAAFIDLGNVARANQDADSALGFYQQATAIAPSPILKMRSQLNQLSILIEQKKWALAQTLWSQIQPQLANLPPSRASIYAQLNLVQSLIRLQQANLSDAPTMESIGKLLANNLQQAKTLGDKQAEAYALGKLGRLYEHTQQWAIAQELTQQALVLAQAINTPEIAYRWQWQLGRLLKKQGDETGAIAAYTQAVNTLQSLRSDLVAIDPDVQFSFRESVEPVYRELVSLLLKPGNSQPSQKAIIQARQVIESLQLAELDDFLREACLDKKYAQIDQLDPQAAIIYPIILTDRLEVILSLPKQPLQHYATVLPEEQLETIVEKLRKKLVIRSKQDFLPLSKQIYDWLIRPAESELVKSGIKTLVFVPDGVFRNIPLAALHDGKQFVIEKYSIALTPSLQLLPPKRLLHRNFKVLGAGLTQARQGFSPLEYVEEELKKIKSEVPSTVLLNEDFTSKNLKTYLKSSFFPIVHIATHGKFSSKAIETFILAWDEQIRINELDNLLQIPEQKKRESVELLVLSACETATGDKRAALGLAGIAVRAGANSTLATLWAVNDEATANLMRYFYKYLSNSQEGKAEALRRSQLALLKDPLYEHPVYWAPYILVGNWL; this is translated from the coding sequence ATGCACATTAATATATATTTATTGATTGGTCGTAAATATTGGAAAAAAATACACACTCGTGTAATTGTCATCATAATTGGTATATTGTTAGGGTTATTTTTAACTCTATTGCCTGTTGCTGCTCATAATTATTCACAACCATTAACGGTTCAACAATTATCAAATTCAGCACAACAAGAACAACAAGGTAGGCAATATTACGAAGCTGGGCAGTTTGGGGAAGCTATCAAAATTTGGCAGCAGGTTTTACAGATTTATCAGTCCCAAAAAGACGAGCTTAACCAAGCTAGAGTTCTTAATAACCTCTCATTGAGTTATCAACAATTAGGGCAGTGGTTGGAAGCTAAACAAGCAATTTATAGTAGTTTAGAATTATTAGATACAAAAGGCGATCGCACTACAGACAAGTTAAATGTCCTCGCTCAAGCTTTGAATACCCAAGGCAGTTTAGAATTAGCAATTGGAAAGTCTGAAACGGCGCTAGCAATTTGGCAACAAGCAACCGCTACCTATACTAAGGCAGATAATGAGATAGGAGTAATTCGGAGTTTAATTAACCAATCTCAGGCTTTGAAGACTTTAGGCTTATATCGTCGCGCCTTATCTACTCTGATTCAGGTAAACGACATCCTGCAGAAACAGCCTGATTCTGCAATCAAAACTGCTGGATTACGCAGCTTGGGTTCTAGTCTACGTTTAGTCGGGAATTTGACACAAGCACAGCAAGTTTTACAACAAAGTTTAGCGATCGCACAAAAATTACAGTCTCCCTTAGATATTAGTGCGGCGTTCATCGACTTGGGAAATGTGGCTCGGGCAAACCAAGATGCTGACTCGGCTTTGGGTTTCTATCAACAGGCTACGGCGATCGCACCCTCGCCAATTTTGAAAATGCGATCGCAATTGAACCAACTGAGCATTTTAATTGAGCAGAAAAAATGGGCTTTGGCACAAACTCTCTGGAGCCAAATTCAACCGCAGCTAGCTAATTTACCTCCCAGCCGTGCGTCGATTTACGCTCAACTGAACTTAGTTCAAAGTTTAATTCGCCTCCAACAGGCAAATCTTTCAGATGCTCCCACAATGGAAAGCATTGGTAAATTGCTGGCAAATAATCTGCAACAAGCAAAAACTTTGGGAGATAAACAAGCAGAAGCTTACGCATTAGGTAAACTAGGTAGGCTTTACGAACATACTCAGCAATGGGCAATTGCTCAAGAACTTACCCAGCAAGCGCTTGTACTGGCACAAGCTATTAATACACCAGAAATTGCTTATCGTTGGCAATGGCAATTAGGGCGACTTTTGAAAAAACAGGGAGATGAAACCGGAGCGATTGCAGCCTATACTCAAGCTGTAAATACTCTCCAATCCTTGAGAAGTGATTTGGTGGCGATTGATCCAGATGTGCAGTTTAGTTTTCGGGAAAGTGTAGAGCCAGTCTATCGAGAACTAGTCAGCTTACTTCTCAAACCTGGAAACTCCCAACCTAGTCAAAAAGCTATCATTCAGGCGCGTCAAGTGATTGAGTCTTTACAGCTAGCGGAACTCGATGACTTTCTCCGCGAAGCTTGTTTGGATAAAAAATATGCTCAAATCGATCAATTAGATCCTCAAGCCGCAATCATCTATCCAATTATTTTGACAGATAGATTAGAAGTGATTCTCAGCTTGCCAAAACAACCACTACAACACTATGCCACTGTTTTGCCGGAGGAGCAGCTGGAAACTATTGTAGAAAAACTGCGGAAAAAATTAGTTATTCGTTCCAAGCAAGACTTTCTGCCATTATCTAAACAAATTTATGATTGGTTGATTCGTCCAGCAGAAAGCGAACTAGTCAAAAGTGGCATTAAAACTTTAGTTTTTGTTCCAGATGGTGTTTTCCGAAATATTCCCTTAGCTGCTTTGCACGATGGGAAGCAATTTGTCATTGAAAAATATAGTATTGCTTTGACACCCAGTTTACAATTACTACCTCCTAAACGCTTGCTACATCGCAACTTTAAAGTACTGGGTGCTGGGTTAACTCAAGCTAGACAAGGCTTTTCTCCCTTAGAGTATGTAGAAGAAGAATTAAAGAAAATCAAATCGGAAGTACCCAGCACAGTGCTGTTAAATGAGGACTTTACCAGCAAAAATCTCAAAACCTACTTAAAATCTTCTTTCTTTCCCATCGTTCATATTGCCACCCACGGTAAATTTAGCTCGAAGGCAATAGAAACCTTTATTTTGGCGTGGGATGAACAAATCAGAATTAATGAATTAGATAATTTACTCCAGATACCCGAACAGAAAAAGCGAGAATCTGTAGAACTTTTGGTTCTCAGCGCTTGTGAAACCGCAACAGGCGATAAGCGTGCAGCTTTAGGTTTAGCAGGAATAGCCGTTAGAGCCGGAGCTAACAGCACTCTAGCAACATTATGGGCTGTTAACGATGAAGCTACAGCCAATTTGATGCGTTATTTTTACAAATACTTAAGCAACAGCCAAGAAGGTAAAGCCGAAGCCTTACGTCGTTCTCAGCTAGCTCTTTTAAAAGATCCGCTATACGAGCATCCAGTTTACTGGGCACCGTATATTTTAGTGGGGAACTGGCTTTAG
- a CDS encoding type II toxin-antitoxin system PemK/MazF family toxin, translating into MVEIRRGDVIFCDLNPVIGTEQAGIRPVVILQIDQANSVSPHTIIAPFTSKIRRALLPSHVFVPSGVAGLNQDSVILCEQIRAIDKSRIIRVIGHLDDSYIEQLALALSTILGLY; encoded by the coding sequence GTGGTAGAAATTAGGCGAGGAGATGTGATTTTTTGCGATCTAAATCCAGTAATAGGTACGGAACAAGCAGGAATTAGACCTGTTGTGATTCTACAAATTGACCAAGCTAATTCTGTTAGCCCTCACACAATAATTGCACCTTTTACATCTAAAATTCGACGCGCTCTTTTACCATCTCATGTATTTGTTCCTTCAGGAGTTGCTGGATTAAACCAAGACTCCGTAATACTTTGCGAGCAAATTCGAGCTATTGATAAATCCCGAATCATCAGAGTCATTGGTCATTTAGATGATAGTTATATAGAGCAATTAGCATTGGCATTGTCTACAATTCTAGGTCTGTATTGA
- a CDS encoding type II toxin-antitoxin system ParD family antitoxin has translation MNINIDIPDEVRVYLEAQVMTGAYNSIGEYFLDLVQQDQKRKAQAKLVDLLLEGIDSQGQEVTPEYWQNLRSTVLGENSIENPNDA, from the coding sequence ATGAATATCAACATTGATATACCTGATGAGGTGCGCGTTTATCTTGAGGCACAAGTAATGACAGGTGCTTATAACAGTATTGGCGAATATTTTTTAGATTTAGTGCAGCAAGACCAAAAACGCAAGGCACAAGCAAAATTGGTAGATCTTTTACTCGAAGGTATTGATTCTCAAGGACAGGAAGTCACGCCAGAATATTGGCAAAATTTGCGTTCTACCGTTTTAGGTGAGAACAGTATAGAAAATCCGAACGACGCATGA
- a CDS encoding DUF2281 domain-containing protein, producing MTVHDETIAKIRLLPDSLVQEVSDFIDFLVWKYGNKDTSSWLQSREALDLLESDFSDYLSNLEDYENRLARGEIKW from the coding sequence ATGACTGTACATGATGAAACCATTGCCAAGATTCGCCTACTTCCAGATTCTCTAGTTCAAGAGGTGAGTGATTTTATAGACTTCCTAGTTTGGAAATATGGCAACAAAGACACTTCATCCTGGCTTCAATCTAGGGAAGCTTTAGATTTATTAGAATCAGACTTTTCTGACTACTTATCTAATTTAGAAGACTATGAGAATCGTTTAGCTCGTGGGGAAATTAAGTGGTAG
- a CDS encoding type II toxin-antitoxin system RelE/ParE family toxin, with the protein MNYRLIVKDRATQDLRQLANYILVNGNADVAVKFLNAAELTFEQLVKTPGMGKLTQLLVSRLGEIRQWRIKDFKDYLIFYRIQDTTVEILRVFHGARDLADVLSELDEEF; encoded by the coding sequence ATGAACTATCGGTTAATTGTCAAAGATCGGGCAACGCAAGATTTGCGACAGTTGGCAAATTATATATTGGTCAATGGTAATGCTGATGTAGCTGTTAAATTTTTAAATGCTGCGGAATTGACTTTTGAACAATTGGTAAAAACCCCTGGTATGGGAAAATTAACACAGTTGCTGGTGTCAAGATTGGGTGAAATCAGACAATGGCGCATCAAAGATTTTAAGGATTATCTAATTTTCTATCGTATCCAAGATACAACTGTTGAGATCCTGCGGGTATTTCATGGAGCAAGAGATTTAGCAGATGTACTTAGCGAATTAGACGAGGAATTTTAA
- a CDS encoding glycosyltransferase — protein sequence MSRIIFTTIGSFGDLHPKIAIALELRKRGHDVIFATHKEYQGKIAALGFQFHRIRPDNIALSDPQEMARMMDLKTGTEYVIKNWVLASLHETYTDLMEIAKDADLIVTGEGVVAARLVAEKLEIPWAFAVLQPASFLSIYDPSVIPIFPFLAKLRGFGSILNRGIIKLSKVVAQSWAEPIHRLRRELGLSALVGNPFIDDKYSPYLVLAMFSSTFAKPQLDWPANTVITGFTFYDGSEDGAELTPELQQFLDAGEPPIVFTLGSAAVMAPGSFYEESVQAAKLLNRRAVLLIGKNTVPKNLSESIIAVNYAPYSQIFPRACAIVHQGGIGTTAQALGSGIPTLVMPYSHDQPDNAARVERLGTSCTISPKHYSAVRAAKKLSKLLENPNYTAKAAEIKGIIQSENGVTVACDAIETLL from the coding sequence GTGAGCCGTATTATTTTCACCACTATTGGTTCTTTTGGTGATTTACATCCCAAAATTGCGATCGCACTTGAATTACGAAAGCGGGGTCATGATGTCATATTTGCAACCCATAAAGAATATCAAGGTAAAATAGCTGCCTTGGGTTTTCAGTTTCATCGAATCCGTCCTGATAATATTGCTCTGAGCGATCCTCAAGAAATGGCGCGGATGATGGATTTAAAAACGGGTACAGAATATGTCATCAAAAATTGGGTGCTTGCCAGTTTACATGAAACCTACACCGATTTAATGGAAATTGCAAAAGATGCTGACTTGATCGTTACAGGTGAAGGCGTTGTAGCAGCTCGATTAGTGGCAGAAAAATTAGAAATTCCGTGGGCGTTTGCTGTTCTGCAACCCGCTTCATTTCTCTCTATTTATGACCCATCAGTTATTCCTATATTTCCATTTCTAGCCAAACTGCGCGGATTCGGTTCTATCCTCAACCGCGGCATTATTAAATTATCAAAAGTAGTTGCTCAATCTTGGGCAGAACCAATTCATCGACTGCGGCGCGAACTTGGTTTATCGGCACTCGTTGGCAATCCCTTTATTGATGATAAATATTCACCCTACCTGGTGCTGGCAATGTTCTCCTCAACATTTGCCAAACCTCAACTTGATTGGCCAGCAAATACAGTTATTACAGGCTTTACATTTTATGATGGCTCTGAAGATGGAGCAGAACTCACGCCAGAACTCCAGCAATTTTTAGATGCAGGTGAACCACCCATTGTTTTCACTCTTGGTTCAGCAGCTGTCATGGCTCCTGGTAGCTTTTACGAAGAAAGTGTTCAAGCGGCAAAGCTGTTAAACCGCCGTGCAGTTTTGCTAATTGGCAAAAATACAGTTCCCAAAAATCTTTCAGAAAGCATCATTGCTGTGAATTATGCGCCGTACTCGCAAATTTTTCCTCGCGCTTGTGCAATTGTGCATCAAGGCGGTATCGGTACAACGGCTCAAGCATTAGGATCTGGTATTCCAACTTTGGTGATGCCCTACAGTCACGATCAACCAGATAATGCGGCACGAGTTGAACGCTTGGGAACTTCATGTACTATTAGCCCTAAGCATTATTCAGCAGTACGAGCCGCTAAAAAGTTAAGTAAATTATTAGAGAATCCCAACTATACAGCTAAAGCAGCAGAAATTAAAGGCATTATCCAATCAGAAAATGGGGTTACTGTAGCGTGTGATGCCATTGAAACACTGCTGTAA
- a CDS encoding late competence development ComFB family protein, which produces MRSFFDDSAIDPSIQPSKQHIFIKNSRNVMEVLVVAEVETQIQALPAKTARYINPSEVTAYALNRLPAFYATSKRGWQRQLHRGKTEFHQKITTAVRQGIIAVQQDPLRADDFLDFQEENPAQATLQELKVLLQESDLSWDNLADVVEKTLMNTLRGKITWRKPAGLDNEIFDWEKHPHNQRG; this is translated from the coding sequence ATGAGGAGTTTCTTTGATGATTCTGCAATTGATCCGTCAATTCAGCCGTCTAAACAACATATTTTTATCAAAAACTCACGCAATGTGATGGAAGTGCTAGTGGTAGCAGAGGTTGAGACTCAAATCCAAGCTTTACCTGCTAAAACTGCTAGATATATCAACCCATCTGAGGTAACAGCTTACGCATTAAATCGGTTGCCTGCATTTTATGCCACTAGCAAAAGAGGTTGGCAAAGGCAATTACATCGCGGTAAAACAGAATTTCATCAGAAAATTACCACGGCTGTACGTCAGGGAATTATCGCTGTACAACAAGATCCTCTACGTGCAGATGATTTTCTAGATTTTCAAGAAGAAAATCCAGCACAGGCTACTTTACAAGAACTAAAAGTCTTGCTTCAAGAGTCAGATTTATCTTGGGATAACTTAGCTGATGTAGTTGAAAAAACATTAATGAATACATTGCGAGGCAAGATTACCTGGCGTAAACCAGCTGGTTTAGATAATGAAATCTTTGACTGGGAGAAACATCCGCATAACCAAAGAGGATAA
- a CDS encoding thermonuclease family protein, translating to MRKLNKQALIWLCAGIIILGLMGCDRLFPPSGDAVERVSDGDTLTVKDPNGNKFSVRFACMDAPEVPHTNKEKQSKRASDRNQFTWGAKAQERLQQLVKQGGDRVTLNITDSDRYGRKVAEVRLKDGTFVQQVLLREGLAKVYRPYLNKCPSKDLVQQAEAEAQQQKRGIWGDAKFVNPWEYRSLSKL from the coding sequence ATGCGGAAGTTAAATAAACAAGCACTAATTTGGTTGTGTGCAGGAATTATTATTTTGGGTTTGATGGGGTGCGATCGCCTTTTCCCTCCTTCTGGGGATGCTGTTGAGCGTGTCAGCGATGGTGATACCCTAACCGTTAAAGACCCTAATGGTAACAAATTCAGCGTCCGCTTTGCCTGCATGGATGCGCCAGAAGTACCACATACCAATAAGGAAAAGCAAAGTAAACGCGCCAGCGATCGCAATCAATTTACCTGGGGTGCAAAAGCGCAGGAACGCTTACAGCAGTTGGTTAAGCAAGGAGGCGATCGCGTAACTTTGAATATTACCGATAGCGATCGCTATGGTAGAAAGGTAGCGGAAGTTCGCTTAAAAGATGGTACGTTTGTGCAACAAGTTTTACTGCGGGAAGGACTGGCGAAGGTGTATCGTCCTTATTTAAATAAATGTCCGAGTAAAGATTTAGTGCAACAAGCGGAAGCGGAAGCGCAGCAACAAAAGCGCGGGATTTGGGGTGATGCGAAGTTTGTTAATCCTTGGGAATATCGGAGTTTAAGTAAGCTGTAA
- a CDS encoding photosystem II protein, Psb35-related: protein MIILIALLVVGWVAASVVGSLAYFLGEQSKPIHERNWRSDAFERLAKSITGKEIDYSERTPAYAMDAYASRNLPL, encoded by the coding sequence ATGATTATCTTAATTGCATTATTGGTTGTAGGTTGGGTAGCAGCTTCAGTTGTAGGCTCTCTAGCTTATTTCTTGGGAGAACAAAGCAAGCCTATCCACGAGCGTAACTGGCGTTCTGATGCCTTTGAAAGATTGGCAAAGTCGATTACTGGTAAAGAAATAGACTATAGTGAACGCACTCCCGCCTATGCAATGGATGCCTACGCTAGTCGCAATCTGCCTTTGTAA
- a CDS encoding L-histidine N(alpha)-methyltransferase → MVKNFSSNSQFFTDKSISSSRIVEPSSKFYSIFSKKEVLELIQALEIRREIPLKYSYKGRGAKIWNNYYQKYITPQWYRTSNVEIDLLNNNFEYVNGSYQNCTQVNIIDVGAGNSYPAKKLISRLAKLNKINQYIALDISNELLEVSKENFTKWFPSIKFNSATVDIETSTIPSKLWQASNSQDDIANIFLHLGVTIGNHQDRISSLQNFRKSMSKNDLLVFTNEIGANSQWDGKARGGCKYHVEELYAWIKNKVGINAEDCELVRKYDVKTDSITANIKFHRNYTVNFNQLGIDKKFAVSQDEEITIWRHHKYEMPELLKELEQAGLQLVHSSCNKYFSHIMVICKIAEN, encoded by the coding sequence ATGGTTAAAAATTTTTCTAGTAATTCACAATTTTTTACCGATAAATCTATTTCGAGCAGCCGGATAGTAGAACCAAGTTCTAAGTTTTACTCTATCTTCTCTAAAAAAGAAGTTTTAGAGTTAATTCAGGCATTAGAGATTAGAAGAGAAATCCCTTTAAAGTATTCCTATAAAGGTAGAGGTGCAAAAATTTGGAATAATTATTATCAAAAATATATTACTCCTCAATGGTATCGCACATCCAACGTGGAGATTGATTTATTAAATAATAATTTTGAGTATGTTAATGGTAGTTATCAAAATTGTACTCAAGTCAATATTATAGATGTCGGTGCTGGCAATTCTTATCCTGCCAAAAAATTAATTTCTCGTCTTGCTAAATTAAATAAAATTAATCAATATATTGCTTTGGATATTAGCAATGAGCTTTTAGAAGTATCAAAAGAAAACTTTACTAAATGGTTCCCATCTATTAAATTTAATAGTGCCACAGTTGATATAGAAACTAGCACTATTCCCTCTAAGCTTTGGCAAGCCTCAAATTCTCAGGACGATATAGCTAATATATTTCTACATCTAGGCGTGACCATTGGCAATCACCAAGATAGGATTAGTTCACTACAAAACTTTAGAAAGAGCATGAGTAAAAATGATTTGCTTGTGTTCACTAACGAAATTGGCGCTAACTCGCAATGGGACGGTAAAGCCCGAGGTGGTTGCAAATATCATGTAGAAGAGCTATATGCCTGGATTAAAAACAAGGTAGGAATTAATGCAGAAGATTGCGAACTTGTCAGAAAATATGATGTAAAAACAGATAGTATAACTGCCAATATCAAATTTCATCGCAATTACACTGTGAATTTTAACCAGTTAGGTATAGATAAAAAGTTTGCAGTTTCGCAAGATGAAGAAATTACAATTTGGCGACATCACAAATATGAAATGCCTGAACTTCTCAAAGAACTAGAACAAGCAGGATTACAACTAGTTCACTCTAGCTGTAACAAATATTTTTCACATATTATGGTGATTTGCAAGATTGCTGAAAATTAG